One Nodosilinea sp. FACHB-141 DNA segment encodes these proteins:
- a CDS encoding YdcF family protein, producing the protein MAVAGLALLVAYGVVMSPLFSIPATALLSSCVPRDTGESADAIVVLARNGRIQGDRYNTAVDMLAEGRSPNLLIMGLSQGVTVLKALDQRHLSPNLMLSAVCVKTTKQEAESAAVALGARGLKRVILITDTPHMLRAWLTFKGLGFAVVPHIEPLPVGVAGRERSLLAIREYLGLVSYAGLGRFQRKSPITLPQVAGAMADDLSADRRFMTAEQIRQTFRLS; encoded by the coding sequence ATGGCTGTGGCAGGTTTGGCGTTACTGGTCGCCTATGGGGTGGTGATGTCGCCGCTATTTTCAATCCCAGCAACGGCGCTGCTGTCGAGTTGTGTGCCCCGAGACACTGGGGAGTCAGCCGATGCCATTGTGGTGCTGGCCCGGAACGGCCGCATTCAAGGCGATCGCTACAATACAGCGGTCGATATGTTGGCCGAGGGGCGATCGCCCAATCTTTTGATTATGGGCCTCTCCCAGGGAGTCACTGTGCTTAAAGCCCTCGATCAGCGCCACCTGTCGCCCAACCTCATGCTCAGCGCCGTCTGCGTCAAAACCACCAAGCAAGAGGCAGAGTCAGCCGCCGTCGCCCTTGGCGCTAGGGGGTTGAAGCGGGTTATTTTAATCACCGATACTCCCCACATGCTGCGGGCTTGGTTGACGTTCAAGGGGCTGGGGTTTGCCGTCGTCCCTCACATTGAGCCGTTGCCCGTTGGGGTGGCTGGTCGTGAGCGATCGCTGCTAGCCATTCGCGAATATCTAGGCCTGGTTAGCTATGCTGGCCTGGGGCGTTTTCAAAGGAAGTCACCCATTACCCTGCCCCAAGTGGCCGGGGCAATGGCCGACGACTTATCTGCCGATCGCCGCTTTATGACCGCTGAGCAAATTCGGCAAACGTTTAGACTCAGCTGA
- a CDS encoding PhzF family phenazine biosynthesis protein, whose protein sequence is MTISLTQVDAFTDAAFGGNPAAVCALPEARPDRWMQQVAQEMNLSETAFFYPEGDGYRLRWFTPTVEVDLCGHATLATCHVLWSEGHLSNEQPAMFHTRSGVLTARRLGDWIELNFPANPSHPIAEPDGLAEALGATPQAVVENSLGYLVELESAAVVRDLRPDFVALGQFPVHGVIVTSRGEAPYDFVSRFFAPALGINEDPVTGAAHCCLGPYWREKLGKTTFLAHQSSTRGGIVKVQDEGDRIRLSGQAITVFKGDLLH, encoded by the coding sequence ATGACCATTTCGCTAACTCAGGTTGATGCCTTTACCGACGCTGCCTTTGGCGGTAACCCCGCGGCAGTGTGCGCCTTACCCGAGGCCCGCCCCGATCGCTGGATGCAGCAGGTGGCCCAAGAGATGAACCTCTCAGAAACCGCCTTTTTCTACCCCGAGGGCGACGGCTACCGGCTGCGCTGGTTTACCCCCACCGTAGAGGTCGACCTGTGCGGCCATGCTACCCTGGCCACCTGCCACGTGCTGTGGAGCGAGGGTCACCTGAGCAACGAACAGCCCGCTATGTTCCATACCCGCAGCGGTGTGCTCACGGCCCGCCGCCTCGGCGATTGGATTGAGCTCAACTTTCCAGCTAACCCGTCTCACCCCATCGCTGAACCTGACGGTTTAGCAGAGGCTCTAGGCGCAACCCCCCAAGCCGTCGTAGAAAATTCCCTAGGCTATCTAGTCGAGCTAGAGTCGGCGGCGGTGGTGCGCGATCTGAGACCCGACTTTGTCGCCCTCGGGCAATTCCCCGTTCACGGCGTGATTGTCACCAGCCGGGGCGAAGCGCCCTACGATTTTGTCTCTCGGTTTTTTGCCCCTGCCCTCGGCATCAATGAAGACCCAGTCACCGGGGCAGCCCACTGCTGCCTCGGCCCCTACTGGCGCGAAAAACTGGGCAAAACCACTTTTCTCGCCCACCAGTCATCGACCCGAGGTGGCATAGTCAAAGTGCAGGATGAGGGCGATCGCATTCGCCTCAGCGGTCAGGCTATCACCGTCTTTAAAGGAGATTTGCTCCACTGA
- a CDS encoding GNAT family N-acetyltransferase gives MQIEVTTWYLEMLDPAQLRPKLSEHPHLEIRQAEVPCPELSRFLYASVGGQWYWCDRLPWSRDRWLTYLNRPQVETWIAYISGTPAGYIELEEHPQGDVEITCFGLLPQFIGQGIGGHLLTVGIQRAWNWGANRVWVHTCSLDGPFAYKNYESRGFTRYDTKVAIEDLPDSPPGPWPNSNISLPAS, from the coding sequence ATGCAGATCGAGGTCACCACCTGGTATTTGGAAATGCTCGACCCGGCCCAGTTGCGGCCCAAGCTCAGCGAGCATCCCCATCTGGAGATTCGCCAGGCCGAGGTGCCCTGCCCAGAGTTGAGCCGGTTCCTCTATGCCAGCGTGGGCGGCCAGTGGTACTGGTGCGATCGCCTCCCCTGGAGCCGCGATCGCTGGCTCACCTACCTCAACCGCCCCCAGGTCGAAACCTGGATAGCCTACATCTCGGGTACCCCAGCGGGCTATATCGAGCTAGAAGAACACCCCCAAGGCGACGTCGAAATCACCTGCTTTGGTCTGCTGCCCCAGTTTATTGGCCAGGGCATTGGAGGCCATCTGCTCACGGTGGGCATACAGCGCGCCTGGAACTGGGGAGCCAACCGCGTATGGGTACATACCTGTAGCCTCGATGGCCCCTTCGCCTACAAAAACTACGAGTCACGTGGGTTCACCCGCTACGACACCAAAGTCGCGATCGAAGATCTGCCGGATAGCCCCCCCGGCCCTTGGCCAAACAGCAACATCTCGCTCCCTGCCTCCTGA
- a CDS encoding TetR/AcrR family transcriptional regulator, with amino-acid sequence MADQRKSARQRLVDAAFQLFSSQGVSATTTRQVADLAGVNEVTLFRQFGSKHSLLAAVMTEAEVLSGPDHGFDLAALAQAPIDQALREFLGQCLATLDQLSELVRSVVGEAGQFSADNSQAMGRGLQTIRNFIAEYLEAHLAPGEAVGLPPEEVAGLVMALLLGYAAIDGTTSGAGEGSAEFHSLWSSRSAFIDSVVSWLLSLRPPTDVAAISPAQLSLTPANTESWSDLPAPLVHEIMQAARKAGNQTHALIYVLLGAGVAAAEVPLLSRASALYDSSQHILLVGPQHRQVPLNQWIMGRRYGTYTKNPLTRWLKSRNDASSAMFLGPDDQPITPLRVRQLWAEVTTGIMSPTGEPIGVEQARATWCVEMLLRGLNRQELSLLSGLSVEQLDPLVQKAQARSALAQALRLDQQSGSASATLDKPGETSAGAKD; translated from the coding sequence ATGGCAGATCAGCGCAAATCAGCTCGACAGCGTCTAGTAGATGCGGCATTTCAGCTATTTTCTAGCCAGGGAGTAAGCGCTACTACCACTCGGCAGGTGGCTGATTTGGCGGGGGTTAACGAGGTCACGCTGTTCCGCCAGTTTGGTAGCAAGCACAGCTTGCTTGCAGCGGTCATGACTGAGGCTGAGGTGTTGTCTGGCCCAGACCACGGCTTTGATCTGGCAGCTCTAGCCCAAGCTCCCATCGACCAGGCCTTGAGGGAGTTTCTGGGCCAGTGCTTGGCCACCCTCGATCAGCTCTCCGAGCTGGTGCGATCGGTAGTTGGTGAAGCCGGACAGTTTTCTGCAGACAATAGCCAGGCCATGGGGCGGGGCCTACAAACCATTCGCAACTTCATTGCTGAGTACCTGGAGGCGCATCTGGCCCCAGGGGAAGCCGTCGGCCTCCCCCCTGAGGAAGTAGCAGGGTTAGTGATGGCGCTGCTGCTGGGCTATGCCGCGATCGACGGCACCACCAGTGGAGCCGGTGAAGGCAGCGCAGAATTTCACAGTCTGTGGTCCAGCCGGAGCGCTTTTATCGATAGTGTCGTCAGTTGGCTGCTCAGCTTGCGCCCCCCGACCGATGTGGCCGCTATTAGCCCAGCCCAGCTTAGCCTTACTCCCGCCAACACAGAGAGCTGGAGCGACCTACCCGCCCCATTAGTCCATGAGATTATGCAAGCGGCCCGCAAGGCTGGCAACCAGACCCATGCCTTGATCTACGTACTGCTGGGGGCCGGGGTAGCGGCAGCAGAGGTGCCGCTGCTCAGCCGCGCTAGCGCCCTCTACGACAGCAGCCAGCACATTTTGCTTGTTGGCCCTCAGCATCGCCAGGTGCCCCTCAATCAGTGGATCATGGGTCGGCGCTACGGCACCTACACCAAAAACCCGCTCACCCGCTGGCTCAAAAGCCGCAATGATGCTTCATCGGCCATGTTTTTGGGGCCAGACGATCAGCCGATTACGCCCTTAAGAGTGCGGCAGCTATGGGCCGAGGTAACAACCGGCATTATGTCGCCTACTGGCGAACCAATTGGCGTTGAGCAGGCCCGTGCCACCTGGTGTGTTGAGATGCTGCTGAGGGGGCTGAACCGCCAGGAACTGAGTCTGTTGAGTGGGCTATCGGTAGAGCAACTCGACCCGCTGGTACAAAAAGCCCAGGCGCGATCGGCCTTAGCCCAGGCCTTGCGCCTCGATCAACAATCTGGTTCAGCCTCAGCTACTCTCGACAAGCCTGGTGAGACTAGCGCTGGGGCCAAAGACTAG
- a CDS encoding fatty acid desaturase codes for MTTLLKPAPEKREIKGLDWTLVGFLTAIHGVALLAPWFFSWSALGVMVALHWLFGSIGICLGYHRLLTHRSLQVPQWLEYVIATIGAMALQGGPIFWVAGHRQHHLYTEDAEKDPYAASRGFWWSHMLWMVYRNPAVFNGQIYRRYAPDIARDPYYRWLDRNFLLLQVPVAIALFALGGWSFVIYGGFLRIALLWHSTWLINSATHMWGKRRFHIEDNSGNLWWTALLTYGEGWHNNHHAFPNVAPAGWRWWEVDVTWYAILLLEKLGLARRVVRPPVEAMAQAR; via the coding sequence ATGACAACACTACTGAAACCAGCCCCAGAGAAACGGGAAATCAAAGGCCTAGATTGGACATTGGTCGGCTTTTTAACCGCCATTCACGGCGTTGCCCTGCTAGCCCCGTGGTTCTTTTCGTGGTCGGCCTTGGGGGTGATGGTGGCGCTGCACTGGCTGTTTGGCAGCATCGGCATTTGTTTGGGCTATCACCGACTGCTCACCCACCGCAGCTTGCAGGTGCCCCAGTGGTTAGAGTACGTCATTGCCACCATTGGTGCGATGGCGCTTCAGGGGGGCCCGATCTTTTGGGTGGCAGGGCATCGTCAGCACCACCTCTACACCGAGGATGCTGAAAAGGATCCCTATGCCGCCAGTCGGGGGTTTTGGTGGAGCCACATGTTGTGGATGGTGTACCGCAATCCGGCAGTCTTTAATGGCCAGATTTACCGTCGCTATGCTCCAGATATTGCCCGTGACCCTTACTACCGCTGGCTCGATCGCAACTTTCTACTGCTGCAAGTGCCGGTTGCGATCGCCCTCTTTGCCCTCGGCGGCTGGTCCTTTGTAATCTATGGTGGCTTTCTGCGAATTGCGTTGCTGTGGCACTCGACCTGGCTGATCAACTCGGCAACCCACATGTGGGGCAAGCGACGCTTTCATATTGAAGACAACTCGGGCAATCTGTGGTGGACAGCGCTGCTCACCTACGGCGAAGGCTGGCACAATAACCACCACGCGTTTCCTAACGTGGCCCCGGCTGGCTGGCGCTGGTGGGAAGTCGATGTCACCTGGTACGCCATTCTGTTGCTAGAAAAACTGGGTTTGGCCCGACGGGTAGTGCGGCCTCCAGTGGAAGCTATGGCTCAAGCGCGGTGA
- a CDS encoding ferredoxin — protein MVSKRWLVQVCRHRSCDRGGSAAVLAAFQQHQSPNILVTESDCMGQCSAGPTVKVMPGNTWYCRVTPGDVPRIVEEHLGRGELVRDRLHPRFHPPDNLSNP, from the coding sequence GTGGTTTCTAAGCGTTGGCTAGTGCAGGTGTGTCGGCATCGCTCGTGCGATCGCGGCGGTTCGGCGGCGGTACTAGCGGCATTTCAGCAGCACCAGAGCCCCAACATTTTAGTGACCGAGAGCGACTGCATGGGCCAATGTAGCGCTGGGCCTACGGTTAAAGTGATGCCCGGCAATACCTGGTACTGCCGGGTCACCCCTGGGGATGTGCCGCGAATTGTCGAAGAGCATTTGGGGAGGGGGGAACTGGTGCGCGATCGCCTCCACCCTCGCTTCCATCCCCCTGATAATCTGAGCAATCCCTAA
- the purQ gene encoding phosphoribosylformylglycinamidine synthase subunit PurQ: MKFAVIVFPGANCDRDVAYVTRDILGQPTRMVWHEDSDLSDVDIVVVPGGFSYGDYLRCGAIARFSPAMQATVEHAKAGKPVLGICNGFQILTEVGLLPGALVRNRDMRFICDRVPLKVERTDLLWTSNYSTGQVITLPIAHGEGCYYADEATLAELEANKQIVFRYSGIDGSVDEESNLNGSLGNIAGICNRQGNVLGLMPHPERAADAVLGGVDGLPLFEGLVRSLVAT, encoded by the coding sequence ATGAAATTCGCCGTCATCGTTTTCCCTGGGGCCAACTGTGATCGCGACGTGGCCTACGTCACTCGCGACATTCTTGGGCAGCCCACCCGTATGGTCTGGCATGAAGACAGCGACCTGAGCGATGTGGATATCGTGGTGGTGCCTGGGGGCTTTAGCTATGGGGATTATCTGCGGTGTGGAGCGATCGCCCGCTTTTCGCCCGCCATGCAGGCTACGGTAGAGCACGCCAAGGCAGGCAAGCCGGTACTGGGCATTTGCAACGGGTTCCAAATCTTGACCGAGGTTGGGCTGCTGCCGGGAGCGCTGGTGCGCAACCGAGATATGCGGTTCATCTGCGATCGCGTGCCCCTCAAAGTCGAGCGCACCGACCTGCTGTGGACATCTAATTATTCCACGGGTCAGGTGATCACCCTGCCTATAGCCCATGGTGAGGGCTGCTACTACGCCGACGAGGCTACCCTAGCCGAGCTAGAGGCCAATAAGCAAATCGTGTTTCGGTACAGCGGCATCGATGGGTCTGTGGATGAGGAATCCAACCTCAACGGCTCTCTAGGTAACATTGCGGGTATTTGTAACCGACAGGGCAACGTGCTGGGCCTGATGCCCCACCCCGAGCGGGCTGCCGATGCGGTGCTGGGCGGGGTAGATGGGCTGCCGCTGTTTGAGGGGTTGGTGCGATCGCTAGTAGCCACCTAG
- the purS gene encoding phosphoribosylformylglycinamidine synthase subunit PurS encodes MRGTNYCGFSPPPESALPHYSARIYVTLRPSVLDPAGTAVQSGLAHMGYDNVGPIRIGKYIELTLDAENEAAASQQLDRMCDQLLANPVIENYRFELQTLATA; translated from the coding sequence ATGAGGGGTACAAACTATTGTGGATTTTCCCCGCCACCGGAGTCAGCCTTGCCCCACTACAGCGCTCGCATCTATGTCACCCTGCGCCCCTCGGTGCTCGACCCGGCGGGCACCGCAGTGCAGTCTGGACTGGCCCACATGGGCTACGACAACGTCGGCCCGATTCGCATTGGCAAATACATTGAGCTCACCCTCGATGCTGAAAATGAAGCCGCTGCCAGCCAGCAACTCGATCGCATGTGCGATCAGCTCTTGGCTAACCCGGTGATTGAAAACTACCGTTTTGAGCTGCAAACCCTAGCGACAGCGTAA
- a CDS encoding Fur family transcriptional regulator — protein MVRRTRSQEKVLTVLKGLSKPISAQALYVEMRQDGNTTGLATVYRALDALKLEGAVQMRTLPSGEALYSLPQEDRHHLTCLQCGNTIAIDQCPVHDLEKQLHKAHEFKIFYHTLEFFGLCPRCQGSLSSAEASVS, from the coding sequence ATGGTACGACGCACCCGCAGCCAAGAGAAAGTTTTGACCGTTCTAAAGGGTTTGAGTAAGCCAATTTCGGCCCAAGCTCTCTACGTCGAAATGCGGCAGGACGGCAACACCACAGGGCTTGCCACGGTCTACCGAGCGCTGGATGCTCTCAAGCTGGAGGGGGCAGTGCAGATGCGCACCCTGCCCTCGGGCGAAGCGCTCTACAGCCTGCCCCAAGAAGACCGCCACCACCTCACCTGCCTTCAGTGCGGCAACACTATCGCCATTGACCAGTGCCCCGTCCACGACCTGGAAAAACAGCTGCACAAGGCCCACGAATTCAAAATCTTCTACCACACCCTGGAATTCTTCGGCCTCTGTCCCCGCTGCCAGGGCAGTCTGTCCAGCGCCGAAGCTTCAGTTTCTTAA
- a CDS encoding saccharopine dehydrogenase family protein, whose translation MQRVLIIGGCGRIGGSIAKDILAHTDAEVTITGRNPQLGTAALERLGSKVQFQLLDLTNQPEVETAVAKADLVIHSAGPFHYRDVGVLRACIDQGVGYTDVSDERSFTRKALALHAEAEAAGVTAVINTGVFPGISNSMVRQGVEALDKATSIQLSYIVAGSGGAGVTVMRTTFIGLQRPFEAWLNGIWQSVKPYSGRETLEFPAPYGKANVYWYDMPESITLQETFPVDNVITKFGVVPDFYNHATWAMANWLPPVVLRNRQTVEFLAHVSHSMTSVTDRFSGTGVAMRCDIKGQQGGQDAHYVSTFAHESAAIATGLGTGSIAELMLTGKLKCPGVHPVEQALPTDLFKATMDSRQLEIRETMSQVEVTA comes from the coding sequence ATGCAACGAGTACTAATCATCGGCGGCTGCGGACGAATCGGCGGCAGTATTGCTAAAGACATTTTGGCTCACACTGATGCTGAAGTGACTATTACCGGGCGCAACCCCCAACTGGGTACCGCAGCTTTAGAAAGACTGGGTTCCAAAGTGCAGTTTCAGCTGTTGGACCTGACGAATCAACCGGAGGTGGAAACAGCGGTCGCTAAGGCAGATCTGGTCATTCATTCGGCTGGCCCTTTTCACTACCGAGATGTTGGTGTTTTGCGCGCCTGTATTGATCAGGGAGTTGGCTACACCGACGTTAGCGATGAACGCAGTTTTACCCGCAAAGCCCTAGCCTTGCACGCTGAGGCCGAGGCTGCCGGGGTGACAGCCGTCATCAATACTGGGGTGTTTCCTGGTATCTCAAACAGCATGGTGCGCCAAGGGGTCGAAGCCTTAGACAAAGCGACCTCGATTCAACTGAGCTACATCGTTGCTGGTTCTGGTGGTGCTGGCGTGACGGTGATGCGAACTACTTTTATTGGTCTGCAACGCCCCTTCGAGGCCTGGCTGAACGGTATCTGGCAATCGGTGAAACCTTACTCAGGTCGAGAAACTTTGGAGTTCCCGGCTCCCTACGGCAAGGCCAATGTCTACTGGTATGACATGCCCGAGTCGATTACTCTACAGGAAACCTTTCCGGTAGATAATGTAATTACAAAGTTTGGCGTAGTGCCCGACTTTTATAACCACGCTACTTGGGCAATGGCCAACTGGCTGCCACCAGTGGTGTTGCGCAATCGGCAAACGGTAGAGTTTTTAGCCCATGTCAGTCATTCTATGACCAGTGTGACCGATCGCTTTAGCGGTACTGGGGTGGCTATGCGCTGTGACATCAAGGGGCAGCAAGGGGGGCAGGATGCTCACTACGTCAGTACCTTTGCCCATGAAAGCGCTGCGATCGCCACTGGCCTGGGCACAGGCAGTATTGCAGAGCTGATGCTAACTGGCAAGCTCAAATGCCCTGGGGTGCACCCCGTGGAGCAAGCGCTACCCACAGATTTATTCAAAGCCACGATGGATTCTCGTCAGCTAGAGATTCGTGAAACCATGAGCCAAGTCGAGGTGACTGCTTAA
- a CDS encoding DUF2188 domain-containing protein translates to MPWTYDEFPTSMKNLTAEVRRKAIDIANALLDDGYEEGRAIAIATAQSEKWAKRRHKQIAKKNTGGTTGQAVAPDDEKDNGESIHVFADPEESGWIATQGQKRIAQGSKKTDVVDEAKEKAKAQKTELCIHNKQGDLVEEHDYS, encoded by the coding sequence ATGCCCTGGACTTACGACGAATTCCCAACCTCCATGAAGAATCTGACTGCTGAGGTGCGGCGAAAGGCGATTGATATTGCCAATGCTCTTTTAGACGATGGGTATGAAGAAGGTCGGGCGATCGCGATCGCCACTGCCCAGTCTGAAAAGTGGGCTAAACGCCGCCACAAGCAAATCGCTAAGAAAAATACCGGTGGCACCACAGGTCAGGCCGTTGCTCCCGATGATGAAAAAGATAATGGAGAATCCATTCACGTCTTTGCCGATCCGGAAGAGTCGGGCTGGATTGCAACCCAGGGCCAAAAACGGATTGCTCAAGGTAGCAAAAAGACTGACGTAGTCGACGAAGCAAAAGAGAAGGCCAAGGCTCAAAAGACGGAACTTTGTATTCACAACAAGCAGGGCGACCTTGTTGAAGAACACGACTATTCATAA
- the eno gene encoding phosphopyruvate hydratase produces MVAITSVHGRQILDSRGNPTVEVDVVLEGGAKGRAGVPSGASTGIREALELRDDDKAVYGGKGVLKAVANVNDTIAPAILGMDAMDLAAVDHKMLALDGTENKGTLGANAILGVSMAVARAAAVAADIPLYVHLGGSDSVLLPVPCFNIINGGAHADNSVDFQEFMIAPVGAPTFSESLRYGAEVYHALKSVLKAAGYSTAIGDEGGFAPNLKSNVEAIEVILKGIEKAGLRPGDDIAIALDPAVSELYQEDGSYLFYKSDNSRKSTADMIDLWESWVNQFPIVSIEDGLGEQDWAGWQAMTQRLGDRIQLVGDDAFVTNPAIIAQAIKDGVGNSTLVKVNQIGSITETLEAIKMSHEAGYTCMVSHRSGETPDDFIADLVVGAMTGQIKSGAPCRGERLSKYNQLLRIEEELGAKAQYAGLNTFKRKTLTA; encoded by the coding sequence ATGGTCGCAATTACATCGGTTCACGGTAGGCAGATTCTAGATTCGCGGGGCAACCCCACGGTTGAAGTCGATGTAGTGCTAGAGGGTGGAGCTAAGGGGCGTGCTGGCGTGCCTTCTGGAGCGTCCACCGGTATTCGCGAAGCGCTAGAGCTGCGGGATGACGACAAAGCCGTCTACGGCGGTAAAGGGGTGCTCAAAGCCGTAGCCAACGTCAACGACACCATTGCCCCAGCCATCCTCGGCATGGATGCAATGGATCTCGCCGCCGTAGATCACAAAATGCTGGCCTTGGACGGTACCGAGAACAAGGGCACCCTAGGCGCTAACGCCATTCTGGGCGTGTCGATGGCCGTAGCTCGGGCTGCTGCCGTTGCCGCCGATATTCCCCTATACGTGCATTTGGGTGGGTCCGACTCGGTGCTGCTGCCGGTGCCCTGCTTCAACATCATCAACGGCGGTGCCCATGCCGACAACAGCGTCGATTTTCAAGAATTTATGATTGCCCCGGTGGGTGCGCCGACCTTTTCTGAGTCGCTGCGCTACGGAGCCGAGGTCTACCACGCGCTCAAGTCGGTGCTGAAAGCGGCAGGATACAGCACCGCTATCGGCGACGAGGGCGGGTTTGCCCCTAACCTCAAGAGCAATGTGGAAGCGATCGAGGTCATTCTCAAGGGCATTGAGAAAGCCGGTCTGCGGCCTGGGGATGACATTGCGATCGCCCTCGACCCAGCCGTCAGCGAGCTGTACCAAGAGGACGGCAGCTATCTATTCTACAAATCCGACAACAGTCGCAAGTCCACCGCCGACATGATTGACCTGTGGGAAAGCTGGGTCAACCAGTTTCCCATTGTGTCGATTGAGGATGGCCTCGGCGAGCAGGACTGGGCAGGTTGGCAAGCTATGACTCAGCGGTTGGGCGATCGCATTCAGCTAGTCGGCGACGATGCTTTTGTCACTAACCCAGCCATCATTGCCCAGGCGATCAAAGACGGCGTTGGCAACTCGACCCTGGTCAAGGTCAATCAAATTGGCTCGATTACTGAAACCCTCGAAGCAATCAAAATGTCCCACGAGGCGGGCTACACCTGCATGGTCAGCCACCGCTCCGGCGAAACCCCCGACGACTTCATCGCCGACCTAGTGGTAGGAGCAATGACCGGCCAAATTAAGTCCGGTGCTCCCTGCCGAGGCGAACGCCTATCGAAGTACAACCAGCTGCTGCGCATCGAAGAAGAACTAGGTGCTAAGGCCCAATACGCCGGTCTCAACACCTTTAAGCGCAAAACTCTGACTGCCTAG